The sequence CAGGGCCTGGACAGGGAGAAGGCTGAAGCCTCGCCCCAcagttcctgctgctgctgccgatGGAGCTAAATGGGGAGAAGAAGGATGAAGGGCTCCCTCCGGCCCTGCAGCCTGAGGCCCAGCCCCTGGGCTCGGTGCAGAGGGTGCTGAaatctcctcccccaccctcagctTGGAGCCTGTCCCTGGCTGTGCGGGGCTGTGGTTTGGTAGGAGTTTGCCTGCCTCACTCAAAGCAGAGCTGCGttccacccccagctccactgcttGCCATCTGCGACCTCGAGCTAGTCACTTCACTTCCCCTAGCCTTAGGGCCCTCATTTGTCAGATGAggacaatggggcttccctggtggcgcagtggtcgagagtccgcctgccgacgcaggggacatgggttcgtgccccggtccgggaagatcccacatgccgcggagcggctgggcccgtgagccatggcggctgagcctgcgcatccggagcctgtgctccgcaacgggagaggccacaacagtgagaggcccgcgtaccgcacaaaaaaaaaaaaaaaaagagcagtgacTAGCCAGTGGGCGGGGCTGTTGAGAGGATCCCAGGAGGGGAGTGCGAACACCCACATGTCCTCGCATCCTCGCCCAGTGTCCCTCGGCACGAAACCTgcacctttctttccctttctgcccCCTCGCCCTCCCTTCGCCTTGTCACCAACAAGGGCCACCTCTTAGTTCCCCTCACCCTCTTCTGAACTGTGTTCTTTCCTGTTGGGTAAATTCCTTACACTCCAGCCCCTCCACACTCTCCATTTTGTTCAGCTGCTTTCTCCCCGCATTTCTCTTTCTGGCACCCCTCTACTCACCTGGTGCAGGTAAATGGTGTGGAGACTCAGCAGACACAAGCTCTGGGAGCTGGGCCAGCTTCTGGCCCCCACtgcctcctggggacacacagctAGAACAGAGGGCACAGTGGATGAAAAAAAGACAGGTCCCCCCATCCCCACATGCCCCAGGGAGGGCCAGGCTTCACCTCTCCTTTCTGGTCACCCCCGCCCCCATGCCCCTGCACCCTTCTCCTGGAGGATCAGCCCCACCAGCCCTGCTCCCTGCGTCTCAGgcccccacccctcaccttgAGTCCTGGGTCATTCGGGAAATGGAGGCCAGGAGGTTGGCCGTGGCTGCAGCTGGGCAGGGGACTACGGGGCTCAGGTCCTGGGGGGGCACGAGGGGCTGCATCGAGAGGTTGGCCGGGAAGGCCTCCGGCTGGGCGCAAGAGAAGAGAGGGTCAGAAGAGAGGACAGGAGGGGAGGCGGAGGTCTAAGGAAGGCAGGAGAGCAGGCTGAGCTAGTGAGTGGGTTAATACAAGAGGTGAGGCAGAGGGGGGAGGCAGCAGGGCAGACAGGCTTCGACTCACCAGAGGGGAGGAAGAGCTGCTGAGGATCCCAGGGCTGGGGGGGCTGCGAACCGAGCTGGCGCCCCAGGCGGCTGCATCTTGTTGCACCCGGCCTCGAAGGTGCCCCAGGAACTTGGAGCTGTGGCTTGGAGGGCACCGTTGTGGATGAACCAGGGAGAACCTCATCAATGAGAGCTCAGTCTTCCCGTCCTCAGCCCGCTCAGACAGTGAGGCCTCTGtctgtccctcttttttttttggccgtgccacgtggcttgcgggatctcagttcccctaccaggaatggaacccaggccctggcagtgaaaaaagcaccaaatcctaaccactaggccactggGGAACTCCCGTGAACACCACTTTTATAGCTGTAGTGGGTGCCACCTGGGGGAGGCAGGACAGGAAACACTAGCCCCCCATTCCTTCTTTCCAGGTGAACTGGAAAGAATGGGGACTAGCTCAAGAACACCCAGAAACACAGCCGCAGAACTGGACCCGGGTGCAGACTCAGCACTAGGATACGGCGGGACCTCAGTGTTTTGCCAAACCTGTTCACACTGGATACCAGGGCTGGCCTGACTCCAGCCCCGTCCACTGACCGAGACGTTCCCATTTACAGGTGTTATGACGTGCTGGGAACTCTGGTAGGGCTCTACACATGTCATCTCACGTAATCCTCATAAGAGTCCCACGCACTGTCCTCATTTGACAAATGAGGGCCCTAAGGGGAAGTGAAGTGACTAACTCGAGGTCACAGGTGGCAGGCAATGAAGCTGGGGGTGGAACCCAGCTCTGCTTTGAGCGAGGCAAGCAAACTCCTACCAAACCACAGCCCCGCACAGCCAGGGACAGGCTCTTACCTGAGGGTGGCCATGGCGCTTCACATCCATAAGGGCAAAGGAACAGATGTCCCCAACCGCGGCCACATCTACAGCGAAGTGACGAAAAAAGTCAATGATCTCCAAGGCGCCAGGGCCTTGGAGAAGAAACCAGAAGAGCAGAAACAGTGGGGCGAGGACAGGGGACAGGAGCTCCTCCGTGAGGGAGACCTGGGGAAGCAGGGCTGAGGCTAAGAAGGGGTTGCTGAGGGCAACCAAACTCGCCAAGCAGGAAACCTCCAACGCAGTCATTCCCCGACGCCCGGGAGGGCCAGCCCTGAGCCCCTCTGTCCCCAGACACCGCGGGCAGCCAAGCCTCCTCCGCAGCCCCGCTACGGGCGTGACCCTCACCGCTCGGTGTTGCAGCAGCCGCGCCATCTGCCGGTAAGAGCTGGTCCTGCCGGCAGGGCCGGTCTCCTCCGGGAGGTAGTGCGTGTGCGCCAAGGCCGCCGGCAGCAGGATTTGCGGCGAACGACCTTGGCCCCGCCCGCCCGGAATGAAAGACTTAGAGGGCGGGATGGGGATGGAAAAGGGGCCTGCCGTTTAGAGGATGTGCGGCTGGGATGCAGGGCTGGGGGGCCACTAGCGGTGGAAGGGGTAGGGATGCGCGGGAGGCTCAGCCCCAGGACAGAAGAATGCCCCTCCCCGGACATCTCCCCCATCGCACCTGGCCACTGGCCACTATCCCGAGCGCGGTCATGGCGGTGAGCACGTGCTCCACGTAGAGCACATCCTTGTAGTAGACGGTGAGCACGAGCAGCGCGGCGAAGAGCGCGCCGGCGAAGAAGACGAGCTGGCGGGCCAGCAGCGCGAGCACGGGCGCGGGGGCGCGCAGGAAGGCGGCGGCGGGGCGGGAGGCGCGGGCCAGGCGCGCGCGCAGCTCGTGCGGTAGCTCGTTGAAGTGGCGCAGCTGCTGGCGGGCCAGGCGGGACCAGCGGCGCGTCGCCAGCGCGCCGGGCTCGCGCCGCAGCAGCTCAGCGCGGCTGTAGAGGGCGTGCAGCACTTGCCAGGCCAGCACCAGCGGGCTCAGCGCCAGGTTCACGGCCGCCAGCAGCAGCACCGTGCGCCGCCAGCGCGCGGCCAGGGCGGCCCGCCGGTCGCTGCGCTTGTAGGCGTCGGGCAGCTCCTAGCCGCCGCGGAAGAACGAGAAGGGCCCGCGGGAGAGGAGCAGATCGAGTTGGGCGCCAGGCCGTAGCTGAGGAAGGCCGCCCTGCCTCCCCGGGGCACGGCGCGGCGGGCCGGCAGCAGGCCCTTGTTGGCCAGCGCCACCTGGTAGTTGGTGTAGCGCAGGATGCGGTGGTGGGCGTCCAGCTCCGTCAGCGGCCTCGGCTGCCCGCACAACCCTCCGCTCCTCTGCAGCGCCAGGAGGCGGGACTGCACCTCGGCCCAGGGCACCGAGGTGAGCTCCTCCTGCGGAGAGGGGACGCCTGAGCGCCAGCCACCTGGATTCCTCTCCACGGCGATGCCCAAACTCCCCGTGACCAGAGATGTATCCCCGCCGTCCTCACCCAGTGTCTCTCGGGCACGAAAGCTGCCACCTTTCGCTTTCTGCCCCCTCGCCCTCCCTTCGCCTTGCCACCAACAAGGGGCACCTCTTAGTTCCCCTCACCCTCTTCTGAACTGTGTTCCTCGGGCCCCTGCGCCTCCTGAGGCCGTGAGTCATGTGCTTCCCAGGAAGAGCTCATAAACCAACTCTACATGTATCTGAGCTCAGCTCCGTAAGAGCAGGTTTTCCTGGCCACCGCTCGCCCACCCGTGCCCGCAGCCCTACACATACAAGGTACATCAGAGCTGCAGGTAACAAGGCAGTCTCTTTCCCGTTCCTGGGGTACCAGCCCGCTGGGCCCGGAAGCCCCCAAACTTTTACCTCAGCATGctttgagacacacacacacaccccgccccatCCCACTCGAACAGATTAACCTTCCTAAGACAGTGGCCTTGTCCCCGTCGGGGTGGAGGCTGTCAGATCTCACTTGGAGCTCATCTGCAAACCTCATTTTAGCCCAGTTTCACCCAGCCTCCCCAGTCCAGCTTAGTCAAGTCCCTCCAGGCCAGCCTCTCCAGTCCATCCCAGGGTCTCCCTTTCCcctggaaggaagaggggaaag is a genomic window of Delphinus delphis chromosome 9, mDelDel1.2, whole genome shotgun sequence containing:
- the ATG9B gene encoding LOW QUALITY PROTEIN: autophagy-related protein 9B (The sequence of the model RefSeq protein was modified relative to this genomic sequence to represent the inferred CDS: inserted 4 bases in 3 codons; substituted 2 bases at 2 genomic stop codons) — protein: MGWAGGGDRGQLGRGSVPLLPVPLPPLSPPPGRGPGGGRVSICSLAPAPHTKSTPSSAPPSAPGPPYPAGQAPGASQLRYSTLPTPATPATQXRPAMMPISAPHSWGSHPAPAPCRCPQDPPGLRRGPLIPEQDSERLEDCDPEGSQDSALHGEGQQPLLHMPEGLRGSWHHVQNLDSFFTKMYSYHQRSGFACILLEDVFQLGRFIFIVTFTTFLLRCVDYSVLFANQPKNRTRPGSLHSKVTLSDANLPSSQCAQRXVTDPLLLVFLLILAAAVWLFQLLRSVCKLFSYWDIQVFSREALHIPPEELTSVPWAEVQSRLLALQRSGGLCGQPRPLTELDAHHRILRYTNYQVALANKGLLPARRAVPRGGRAAFLSYGLAPNXDLLLSRGPFSFFRGGXELPDAYKRSDRRAALAARWRRTVLLLAAVNLALSPLVLAWQVLHALYSRAELLRREPGALATRRWSRLARQQLRHFNELPHELRARLARASRPAAAFLRAPAPVLALLARQLVFFAGALFAALLVLTVYYKDVLYVEHVLTAMTALGIVASGQSFIPGGRGQGRSPQILLPAALAHTHYLPEETGPAGRTSSYRQMARLLQHRAVSLTEELLSPVLAPLFLLFWFLLQGPGALEIIDFFRHFAVDVAAVGDICSFALMDVKRHGHPQWPSEGQTEASLSERAEDGKTELSLMRFSLVHPQRCPPSHSSKFLGHLRGRVQQDAAAWGASSVRSPPSPGILSSSSSPLPEAFPANLSMQPLVPPQDLSPVVPCPAAATANLLASISRMTQDSSCVSPGGSGGQKLAQLPELVSAEXLHTIYLHQLHRQQQQELWGEASAFSLSRPWASPPQTLSPDEEKPSWSSDGSSPASSPRQQWRTQRTQNLFPGGFQEPTDTQKEAGQATSTD